In Hippoglossus stenolepis isolate QCI-W04-F060 chromosome 13, HSTE1.2, whole genome shotgun sequence, a single genomic region encodes these proteins:
- the zgc:136439 gene encoding uncharacterized protein zgc:136439 has translation MKAVILAAGYGTRLQRDVSADRSGRFDHLVGSAKPLLPVGRCALISHWVRALTASGAVDSVYVVTNALYRAAFEEWATHFTNVQILSDQTRSNDERLGAVACLQLAVKHFKIEDHVIAIGGDTLFKEDFSLSQVKEKFSDFQAKCGDSCLVLSYQCRDEETHKYGILEVDSELCVLCMKEKPLPSETKSRRACPCFYVFSKKSLPLLDTFLEEKEEAPIEEKDAPGNFVSWLIPRKPVYVHQISGRFDVGNLPSYIECDLYFKENLQDAKSYMV, from the exons ATGAAAGCCGTCATTCTCGCGGCCGGTTACGGGACCAGGCTCCAGAGGGACGTGTCGGCGGACCGCAGCGGGAGGTTCGATCACCTGGTCGGCAGTGCGAAGCCGCTGCTGCCGGTGGGCCGCTGCGCACTGATCTCCCACTGGGTTCGAGCGCTGACCGCGTCCGGTGCTGTGGACTCTGTGTATGTTGTG ACCAACGCTCTGTACCGAGCTGCGTTCGAAGAGTGGGCCACACATTTCACTAATGTCCAGATTCTCAGCGATCAGACGAGAAGCAATGAT GAGCGCCTTGGTGCTGTGGCCTGTCTGCAGCTTGCCGTAAAGCACTTCAAGATAGAGGACCATGTCATAGCTATTGGAGG TGATACACTTTTTAAAGAAGATTTCAGCCTCAGTCAAGTCAAAGAGAAGTTTTCTGACTTCCAGGCAAAGTGTGGTGACAGCTGTCTGGTGCTGTCGTACCAGTGCAGAGATGAAG AAACCCATAAATACGGGATTCTGGAAGTGGACAGTGAACTTTGTGTCCTCTGCATGAAGGAGAAGCCTCTTCCTTCTGAGACCAAGTCCAGGAGAGCA tgtcCTTGTTTCTACGTGTTCTCAAAGAAAAGTCTCCCTCTGTTGGATACATTCCTTGAGGAGAAGGAG GAAGCTCCTATTGAAGAGAAAGATGCCCCAGGAAACTTTGTGTCTTGGCTCATTCCGAG GAAACCAGTGTATGTTCATCAGATTTCTGGGCGTTTTGATGTTGGAAACTTGCCGTCCTACATCGAATGTGACCTTTACTTCAAAGAAAATCTTCAGGATGCAAAGTCTTACATGGTGTAA
- the asnsd1 gene encoding asparagine synthetase domain-containing protein 1 translates to MCGIFCLLSLSPAHFEWDKTVYEHLKRRGPDWSQDLTVTGRDPCYQCLFSAHVLHMRGVLTPQPLQDNIGNVLVWNGEIFGGLPVKPSENDTVVVSQSLLSCSSPSEILSVLSSVRGPWGFVYYQKAGDYLWFGRDFFGRRSLLWRFDAGVLTLTSVAAHDPGLDQVSWQEVPAVGVYRIDLKAATEAGTVTFEVYPWATSCSDTILESVPSGCTAVMNQSGLVLTSPVCPLNMSIPKSLNEADAQSNSDSSVKDLQQLLASKEGNYEVSRLIDVLSEALRRRVQSLPIEDEAANSDQASIALLFSGGIDSMILAVLADRHIPAHQPIDLLNVAFKLQEPKKQKDSAKNVKKHKNKPNDNKTDGAGSRTFSPFDVPDRITGKAGLKELQDLNPERRWNFVEINITQEELQKMRQERIGHLVHPLDTVLDDSIGCAVWFAARGTGFITEDKDQRPFSSSSKVILTGIGADEQLAGYSRHRVRFKTSGHEGLIQELAMELGRIPSRNLGRDDRVIGDHGKEARFPFLDEDVVSHLNSLPVWEKADLSLPRGVGEKLLLRLTARQLGLRQSAVLPKRAMQFGSRIAKMENSREKASDKCSRLLTG, encoded by the exons ATGTGTGGCATCTTTTGTCTGCTGAGTCTGTCACCTGCTCACTTTGAGTGGGACAAAACAGTTTATGAACATTTGAAGAGAAGAGGGCCCGACTGGAGCCAGGACCTCACAGTTACAGGCAGGGATCCTTGTTACCAGTGTTTATTCTCTGCCCACGTCCTTCACATGAGAGGTGTCCTCACCCCTCAGCCACTGCAAGACAACATTGGAAATGTGCTGGTGTGGAATGGGGAGATTTTTGGTGGCCTGCCAGTGAAGCCATCGGAGAATGacactgttgttgtgtctcagtCACTGTTGTCCTGCAGCAGCCCCTCAGAGATCCTGTCAGTCCTGTCCAGTGTGAGGGGACCATGGGGGTTTGTTTACTACCAAAAGGCTGGAGACTACCTGTGGTTTGGCAGAGACTTCTTTGGCAGGCGGAGTTTGCTGTGGAGATTTGATGCAGGGGTTCTGACCCTGACATCTGTGGCGGCTCACGATCCTGGGCTGGATCAGGTTTCTTGGCAAGAGGTCCCAGCAGTTGGTGTTTACAGGATTGACCTGAAGGCAGCTACAGAGGCCGGCACTGTGACGTTTGAGGTTTATCCTTGGGCTACCTCTTGCAGTGACACTATACTGGAGTCTGTTCCCAGTGGCTGCACTGCTGTGATGAACCAATCAGGACTGGTGCTCACCTCACCTGTGTGCCCTCTAAATATGTCCATCCCAAAGTCATTAAATGAGGCAGATGCTCAGTCAAACTCAGATTCATCTGTCAAagatctgcagcagctgcttgcAAGCAAAGAGGGAAATTATGAGGTGAGTCGTCTTATTGATGTTCTGAGTGAGGCGTTGAGGCGACGTGTCCAGAGTCTGCCGATTGAGGACGAGGCAGCTAATAGTGACCAGGCCAGCATCGCTCTACTTTTCTCTGGAGGTATCGATTCTATGATTCTGGCTGTATTGGCCGACCGTCACATACCTGCCCATCAGCCAATAGATCTTCTCAATGTAGCATTCAAACTACAGGAGCCAAAGAAGCAGAAGGACTCAGCAAAGAATGTCAAGAAGCACAAAAATAAGCCAAACGACAATAAGACTGACGGAGCTGGTTCCCGAACATTCAGCCCCTTTGACGTTCCAGACCGAATCACTGGGAAAGCAGGTCTCAAGGAATTACAAGACCTGAATCCTGAGAGAAGATGGAATTTTGTTGAAATCAATATTACgcaagaggagctgcagaaaatgCGCCAGGAACGCATCGGTCATTTGGTGCATCCGCTGGATACGGTCCTTGATGACAGCATTGGATGTGCTGTGTGGTTTGCAGCAAGAGGGACAGGGTTCATCACGGAGGACAAAGACCAGAGACCTTTCTCCTCATCATCTAAG GTCATTTTAACAGGAATCGGCGCAGATGAGCAGTTGGCCGGTTACTCCAGACACAGAGTCCGCTTTAAGACATCTGGACATGAGGGACTGATCCAGGAGTTAGCCATGGAGCTGGGCAGGATCCCCTCCAGGAATTTGGGCAGAGATGACAGAGTTATAGGGGACCATGGGAAGGAGGCGAG ATTTCCGTTCTTGGACGAGGACGTGGTGAGCCACCTGAATTCTCTGCCTGTGTGGGAGAAGGCAGATCTGTCACTTCCTCGAGGTGTCGGGGAGAAACTCCTCTTGAGACTGACGGCGAGACAGCTCGGCCTCCGTCAGTCGGCAGTCCTGCCGAAAAGAGCCATGCAATTCGGCTCCCGCATCgcaaagatggagaacagtcgTGAAAAGGCCTCTGACAAGTGCAGCAGACTCCTCACTGGTTAG